Within the Chloroflexota bacterium genome, the region CGCGCTGTTTTTGGTATCCTTGAAACGGCCGATGATGGCGGGTAGGAGTGTGGTCGGAATGCCGGTCAAGTTGCGCAGACACTCGGAGGTTACTTCGGGTAGGGTACCGCTGCCGCTCATGGCATACATGAAAAGGACAAGAATCTGATCCTGGCTACCCAGGATGCGAACGGCGGTCAGCGCCGGCTCTCCCGACATGTCATCGCTGTGAGGATCCACCATCAGTCGGGCCGCATGGTACCCAGCCAGGTGGTCGGCGATGTCGTTCAGGATGAACAGGGCACCTGCCCGCAGCAGAATGCCCTCTTCCTGTTCTCTTCTCGTTTGATCGAAATCGTTCATTTGCCCTCTTCCATCAGCAGGGGTCATGACTCACCCAAAGCAAACCAGGCATTTTCGACCTGTCTGGCAATCCAGCGACAAATCAACCAGGTGAGAGCCACCAACAGCAACAGGCCAACAAGGACGAATAACAGCGAAAACGCGGGCCAGATTGCGCTGAGCATGAAAGGAATCAGGGCGATTCCGCCGGTTATCACGGCAAATATGACGGTGGAAATAAGATTATAGAGTCGTGCCCGCCCGGTCGTCATCCGTCGTGGATCTTCCCAGTCCAGCTTGGGGTAGAGGAAGCCCAACCCAACCGATAGCGCCATCAAGCCGTAGCCAATGATCAATAAACACAGCCAGGCATAAAACGCCCATGCCGGACTGAATCGAGTCAGAAACCAGCTGGCGATCAGAAGCAGGCTGACCAGAACGCCGAAAGGCGCCACGACGCCCATGAGTTTCGCCCGGAATACCTGCCGCGGCGACACCGGTGCTGCCTTGAGAATGTAAAAGGACTTTCCTTCCAGGGCCAGTGCCGTGATGGCTGTCTGGGACATGGTTGACCAACCGATGAATAACAAAATGCCCGATGTCATGACGCCAGGGCTGAAGGCTCGCGTCACCCAGGCGAATTGATCAGGAATGCCCCCCATTTCTGCCATGTCCATGATACTGCCGCCCTCCTGGGGGCGCAAAATCAGAAAGGCAAATACTCCGGCGAAGACTACCCCGGAAAAAAGGGTAACCAGCTGACGGGAATCGCGCACCCGCAGCAGCCAATCCTTGAGCGCGATAGTTGCATCCAACGAGTTGCCACCAAATACGCCCGCCCTCTGCTCGTAACCGCGTCTTTTTCCAGCAGAACCCTGCATCTTCAGCCAGCCCGAGAGGTAGAGTCGGTTGGCCAGCAGCGCCGTGACGATGAAGAGGCCTACCGTGATCAGGAGAAACGCCAGAATTCCGCCCAGGGCGTCGGTTACCCGGCCCTGGGATAGCTGGATCAGGCTGTTTCCGGCCCACATCGAGGGCAATGGTAAGCCTTCAAGCGAGTCGAAGATCTGTTCAATGGACTGAGCTGCGCCTGGATCGAATCCATTGCGGCCGCCGAGGAAACGGGGGATCTGAAAGGCGATTGCGATCAGCAGACCGATGAGAATGCTTGCAGCGCCCAGGTATTCCGATAGCCGGTTGGCCGGCAGGACACGAACCAGCAGCATGGCGATCAGCGCGCCGGCGGCCAGGCCAAAAAGGGGAGCTACCAGAAGCAACAGGGTTCCCACCACGAAGTAGGGGATTGCCAATCCGGCCCCGATGCCGTATCCGATGAGTGCTGGAACCGTCAGTGCCAGCGTCGAAAGCACAGTGGTCGGCAAACGGCTGACCAGTTTGGCCGTCATCACGGATTGGGTGTGAATCGGCGCAACAATCAATCGTTCCAGGTCGCCGCTCAGAAACAGGCCACGGATCGCCTGGTTGATTCCCACAATCAGCACACCAAAGAGCGCCATGGTCAGGAGCAGGCCGGGAATGGTGCCCGAATTGATGCGAAACAATGGGCCCGACGCACTGGTCAATTGCCCAAACAGGTAGCCGGCGGCGCCAGAGAAAGCGACCATCATCAGCGCGAGGGCATAACCGAACAGGCGGCCCACCAGCGGAATCTTTGTATTGTCCCTCCGGTCCAGGGTCCAGTAAAGGCGGAAGAGCAGCAACGTATCACGAAACATCGTTGGCCAGTTCCTTGACCAGGTCATCCACATCCCGGCCGCCGGTCATTTCCAGGAAGATATCTTCCAGCGAATCGTCAGTGCCACGCATGCCGGTAAGTTCGGTAACGGGGGCATCGGCGATGATTTTGCCCTTGTTGATGATGATCGCCCGATCGCACATGTTCTCAGCGATCTCCAGAATGTGGGTGGAAAAGAAGACGGCATTGCCGCGATCTCGTTGCTGTACCATGATATCCTTGATCAGGCGCGCTGACCTGGGATCGAGGCCCACGGTGGGTTCGTCCATGAAGATGATCCTGGGGTTGTGGATGAGAGCACCGGCAATGGCGGTTTTTTGCTGCATGCCGTGGCTGAAACCTTCCAGGTAATTGCCTGCCGAGTCGGTCAGATCGAAGAGGTCGAGCAAGCGTTTGATGCGGCGCTCGGCTGCATCGCCGGGCACGCGGTAAAGCTGTCCCATGAAGCGAAGATATTCGGTGGCCTTCAGCTTGCCGTAGAGATTCGGTGTGTCGGGCACATAGCCGATGACTGCCTTGGCCGCCATCGGGTCCTGTTCCATATCGTGTCCGTCGATCACCACCGTGCCGGGGTCGGGACGCAACAACCCGGTAAGCATTTTGAGCGTGGTAGTCTTTCCTGCGCCGTTGGGGCCCAGGAATCCTACAATCTCACCTGGACGAACCGTGAAACTGATATCATCCACTGCGGCGACATCGCCGTAGAGCTTGGTCAGGTTGGAGGCATCAAGGAGGTCTGTCATTCTTTGCTCCAAAAGGGTATGGTCGGTGTCAGAAGCGCTGGTGCAAGGCGCGGGAACCAGGTAACCAGGTGACATTGTAACCCAGGTTCTCGGTTTGCGAAAAAGGGTCCACTTGCTGC harbors:
- a CDS encoding ABC transporter ATP-binding protein, whose amino-acid sequence is MTDLLDASNLTKLYGDVAAVDDISFTVRPGEIVGFLGPNGAGKTTTLKMLTGLLRPDPGTVVIDGHDMEQDPMAAKAVIGYVPDTPNLYGKLKATEYLRFMGQLYRVPGDAAERRIKRLLDLFDLTDSAGNYLEGFSHGMQQKTAIAGALIHNPRIIFMDEPTVGLDPRSARLIKDIMVQQRDRGNAVFFSTHILEIAENMCDRAIIINKGKIIADAPVTELTGMRGTDDSLEDIFLEMTGGRDVDDLVKELANDVS